In one Oncorhynchus nerka isolate Pitt River linkage group LG7, Oner_Uvic_2.0, whole genome shotgun sequence genomic region, the following are encoded:
- the LOC115132224 gene encoding E3 ubiquitin-protein ligase TRIM33 isoform X3 encodes MADNKGEEDMESASKLNSEPRGEDSGDPELKDVNSVIVIEPDSKEGDDLLSQENVSQMPTPANVGGGGDASSNSAGAGGAGSTSSSPVGNTNGGTTESSGAGDIAGTSPTFTTEMSPPPTVPPANPVTPINLMDTCAVCKQSLQTRDCEPKLLPCLHSFCLKCIPQPERQVTVQVPGPNGQPDTHIVNVMRCIVCCQDCKQSDIIDNYFVKDTTEASNTSDEKSAQMCTSCEDNADTIGFCAECGEWLCKTCIEAHQRVKITKDHKIRKKEDVSEESVSASGQRPVFCPVHKQEPLKLFCETCDTLTCRDCQLLEHKEHRYQFLEEAFQNQKGFIETHMSKLQEKKTYVHYSHAHVTSRLKEVTETHRKVEHEIKIAVFTLINEINKKGKCLLQQLESVTKERSMKLFSQQTDIANLARQILHVLNFTHSAINSGSSTALLYSKRLIIYQLRKVLKAGLEPVPQANGSVRFFCDPTFWAKNVVNLGNLVIEKMPQAQHPPNIMVGPISPGHGHPGHGKHPGQINLAQLRLQHMQQQAFAQQKQQQQQHQQPHQQQQQHQQRIQEQMRIASQMSQQHPRQGGPPMVQQQPPRLISMQAQQRGPMNGGPLMYPPHHMRLAPGQGRMPSPSAQPRMPNGQQYPAMMQPQLQRQHSNPGHAGPFPVASLHNVSAANPTSPTSASMASAHAHRGPASPIVGAIELIPSVTNPENLPCLPDIPPIQLEDAGSSSLDALLSRWISASTYPQLGLWPPVDMNPSPGLSTHSPGSSGLSNSHTPVRPSSTSSTGSRGSCGSAGRPVPASAPMEQQVKVKQEPGIEKDCGFSGTTTSNVKTERVKDGGRSACMMSSPEISRTPPLPVLGSVASASSVQDALKKLGEHVKTEPQDQEACSGANGPSKAPSTSPSTKASDSKGAGPATLRTPRTAMGTNQSGAGGKDDDPNEDWCAVCNNGGELLCCDRCPKVFHITCHIPTLKCSPSGEWMCTFCRSLASPEMEYEPDDEPRGEKDTSEQGLSPEDQRRCERLLLNVFCHELSEGFQEPVPPSIPNYYKIIKKPMDLTLVKQKLQLKHVQHYQSPIEFVSDVRLVFSNCAKYNEADSEVAQAGKAVSLYFEERLLELYPDKSFPEVPEEPEAPVGEGEEADLTEDSEDEFVQPKRKRLKTDEKMLHIK; translated from the exons ATGGCGGACAACAAAGGCGAAGAGGATATGGAGAGCGCTTCCAAATTAAATTCAGAACCACGGGGAGAGGATAGCGGGGACCCCGAATTGAAAGATGTGAATTCGGTGATTGTCATAGAGCCCGATTCGAAAGAAGGAGATGATTTACTATCCCAAGAGAATGTTTCTCAGATGCCTACACCCGCTAACGTTGGTGGAGGAGGGGACGCAAGCAGCAACAGCGCGGGCGCAGGGGGGGCAGGCAGCACAAGCAGTAGCCCAGTTGGGAACACCAATGGGGGTACAACTGAGTCATCGGGTGCTGGGGACATTGCTGGAACCTCACCAACATTCACAACCGAAATGTCCCCACCGCCGACGGTTCCACCAGCCAACCCCGTCACCCCAATAAACCTTATGGATACGTGCGCTGTGTGTAAACAAAGTCTCCAGACCCGTGACTGTGAACCCAAACTATTACCGTGTCTTCACTCATTTTGCTTGAAATGTATCCCCCAGCCAGAGCGACAAGTTACCGTACAGGTGCCCGGGCCGAACGGACAGCCAGACACCCACATAG TGAATGTGATGCGGTGCATAGTTTGTTGTCAAGACTGCAAacagagcgacatcattgacaaCTACTTTGTCAAGGACACTACCGAGGCCTCCAACACTTCAGATGAAAAATCTGCACAG ATGTGCACCAGTTGTGAGGACAACGCAGATACCATAGGCTTCTGTGCAGAATGTGGAGAGTGGTTGTGCAAGACCTGCATCGAGGCTCACCAGAGGGTCAAAATCACCAAGGACCACAAGATCCGCAAGAAAGAGGACGTCTCTGAGG agTCTGTAAGTGCGTCGGGTCAGAGAcctgtgttctgtcctgtccaCAAACAGGAGCCCCTGAAACTCTTTTGTGAAACCTGTGACACACTCACCTGTCGGGACTGCCAACTTCTGGAGCACAAGGAGCACAG GTACCAATTTCTGGAGGAGGCCTTCCAGAACCAGAAAGGCTTCATTGAGACACATATGTCCAAATTGCAGGAGAAAAAGACCTATGTCCACTACTCTCACGCTCACGTGACAAGCAG GCTAAAGGAAGTTACTGAGACCCATAGGAAGGTGGAGCATGAGATCAAGATAGCTGTGTTTACTCTTATCAATGAAATCAACAAGAAGGGCAAGTGTTTACTGCAGCAACTTGAG AGTGTGACTAAGGAGAGGAGCATGAAGCTGTTTTCCCAGCAGACAGACATCGCCAACCTGGCCAGGCAGATCCTCCACGTGCTCAACTTTACCCACTCTGCCATTAACAGCGGCAGCAGCACCGCCCTGCTTTACAGCAAGAGGCTG ATCATCTACCAGCTGCGCAAGGTTCTGAAGGCTGGACTGGAACCAGTGCCTCAGGCTAATGGTTCTGTTCGCTTCTTCTGTGACCCCACATTCTGGGCTAAGAATGTGGTCAACCTAG GGAACCTGGTGATTGAGAAGATGCCCCAGGCTCAGCACCCTCCCAACATTATGGTGGGGCCCATCTCCCCGGGCCATGGCCACCCAGGCCACGGAAAACACCCAGGGCAGATCAACCTGGCTCAGCTCCGGCTGCAGCACATGCAGCAGCAAGCCTTCGCCCAGCagaaacaacagcagcagcagcaccaacaACCACaccagcaacaacagcagcaccaACAGAGGATCCAGGAGCAGATGCGTATTGCTTCCCAAATGTCCCAGCAGCACCCTAGGCAGGGTGGACCTCCGATGGTACAGCAACAG CCCCCGCGCCTCATCAGCATGCAGGCCCAGCAGAGGGGCCCCATGAACGGCGGTCCCCTCATGTACCCCCCCCACCACATGCGCCTGGCCCCGGGACAGGGCCGCATGCCCAGCCCCAGCGCCCAGCCACGCATGCCCAATGGCCAGCAGTACCCCGCCATGATGCAGCCCCAGCTGCAGAGACAG CATTCTAACCCAGGTCATGCTGGACCCTTCCCAGTGGCCTCTCTCCACAACGTGAGCGCTGCCAACCCCACCAGTCCCACCAGTGCCAGCATGGCTAGTGCCCATGCCCACCGTGGCCCCGCCAGCCCCATAGTGGGTGCAATTGAGCTCATACCCTCTGTCACCAACCCAGAGAACCTGCCCTGCCTACCAGACATCCCTCCCATTCAG ctggaagatgCAGGCTCCAGCAGTCTGGACGCCCTCCTGAGTCGCTGGATCTCAGCCAGCACATACCCTCAGCTGGGCTTGTGGCCCCCCGTGGACATGAACCCCTCCCCGGGACTCTCCACACACTCACCTGGCTCCTCAG GCTTATCAAACTCCCACACGCCCGTGCGGCCATCCAGTACTTCCAGCACAGGAAGCAGGGGCAG CTGTGGCTCTGCGGGGAGGCCAGTGCCAGCGAGCGCCCCAATGGAACAGCAGGTCAAAGTCAAGCAGGAGCCCGGAATTGAGAAGGACTGTGGCTTCTCAGGAACCACCACCTCCAACGTCAAAACGGAACGAGTGAAGGACGGAGGGAGGAGCGCGTGCATG ATGAGTAGTCCAGAGATCAGCCGGACTCCCCCTCTCCCCGTGCTGGGCTCCGTGGCTTCTGCCTCCTCTGTTCAGGACGCCCTCAAGAAGTTGGGGGAGCACGTCAAaactgagccccaggaccaggaGGCCTGCAGCGGGGCCAACGGGCCTAGCAAAGCCCCTAGCACGAGCCCATCCACTAAGGCCTCAGACAGCAAGGGAGCCGGGCCTGCTACCCTGCGAACTCCACGCACTGCAATGGGGACCAACCAGAGCGGGGCGGGAGGGAAGGATGATGACCCCAACGAGGACTGGTGTGCCGTGTGCAACAACGGGGGAGAGCTGCTTTGCTGTGACCGCTGCCCCAAAGTCTTCCACATCACCTGTCACATCCCCACCTTGAAGTGCTCCCCGAG TGGAGAGTGGATGTGCACGTTCTGCCGGAGCCTGGCCAGCCCGGAGATGGAGTACGAGCCTGACGACGAGCCTCGTGGCGAGAAAGACACCAGTGAGCAGGGCCTGAGTCCTgaggaccagagg aggTGTGAGCGTCTCCTGCTGAACGTTTTCTGCCATGAGCTCAGCGAGGGGTTCCAGgagcctgtccctccctct ATCCCTAATTACTACAAAATCATCAAGAAGCCCATGGACTTGACCCTGGTGAAACAGAAGCTACAGTTGAAGCACGTCCAGCACTACCAGAGCCCCATAGAGTTTGTCTCGGACGTGCGCCTGGTCTTCAGCAACTGTGCCAAATACAACGAG GCGGACTCAGAGGTGGCGCAGGCAGGGAAAGCCGTGAGTTTGTACTTTGAAGAGAGGCTGCTGGAGCTATACCCAGACAAAAGTTTCCCTGAGGTACCAGAGGAGCCGGAGGCCCcagttggagagggagaggaggcagatcTCACAGAAGACTCAGAGGATGAGTTTGTGCAGCCTAAACGCAAGCGGTTAAAAACAGATGAAAAGATGCTTCACATCAAGTGA
- the LOC115132224 gene encoding E3 ubiquitin-protein ligase TRIM33 isoform X2 encodes MADNKGEEDMESASKLNSEPRGEDSGDPELKDVNSVIVIEPDSKEGDDLLSQENVSQMPTPANVGGGGDASSNSAGAGGAGSTSSSPVGNTNGGTTESSGAGDIAGTSPTFTTEMSPPPTVPPANPVTPINLMDTCAVCKQSLQTRDCEPKLLPCLHSFCLKCIPQPERQVTVQVPGPNGQPDTHIVNVMRCIVCCQDCKQSDIIDNYFVKDTTEASNTSDEKSAQMCTSCEDNADTIGFCAECGEWLCKTCIEAHQRVKITKDHKIRKKEDVSEESVSASGQRPVFCPVHKQEPLKLFCETCDTLTCRDCQLLEHKEHRYQFLEEAFQNQKGFIETHMSKLQEKKTYVHYSHAHVTSRLKEVTETHRKVEHEIKIAVFTLINEINKKGKCLLQQLESVTKERSMKLFSQQTDIANLARQILHVLNFTHSAINSGSSTALLYSKRLIIYQLRKVLKAGLEPVPQANGSVRFFCDPTFWAKNVVNLGNLVIEKMPQAQHPPNIMVGPISPGHGHPGHGKHPGQINLAQLRLQHMQQQAFAQQKQQQQQHQQPHQQQQQHQQRIQEQMRIASQMSQQHPRQGGPPMPPRLISMQAQQRGPMNGGPLMYPPHHMRLAPGQGRMPSPSAQPRMPNGQQYPAMMQPQLQRQHSNPGHAGPFPVASLHNVSAANPTSPTSASMASAHAHRGPASPIVGAIELIPSVTNPENLPCLPDIPPIQLEDAGSSSLDALLSRWISASTYPQLGLWPPVDMNPSPGLSTHSPGSSGLSNSHTPVRPSSTSSTGSRGSCGSAGRPVPASAPMEQQVKVKQEPGIEKDCGFSGTTTSNVKTERVKDGGRSACMMSSPEISRTPPLPVLGSVASASSVQDALKKLGEHVKTEPQDQEACSGANGPSKAPSTSPSTKASDSKGAGPATLRTPRTAMGTNQSGAGGKDDDPNEDWCAVCNNGGELLCCDRCPKVFHITCHIPTLKCSPSGEWMCTFCRSLASPEMEYEPDDEPRGEKDTSEQGLSPEDQRRCERLLLNVFCHELSEGFQEPVPPSIPNYYKIIKKPMDLTLVKQKLQLKHVQHYQSPIEFVSDVRLVFSNCAKYNEMSRIIQVYDEEKQSNVQADSEVAQAGKAVSLYFEERLLELYPDKSFPEVPEEPEAPVGEGEEADLTEDSEDEFVQPKRKRLKTDEKMLHIK; translated from the exons ATGGCGGACAACAAAGGCGAAGAGGATATGGAGAGCGCTTCCAAATTAAATTCAGAACCACGGGGAGAGGATAGCGGGGACCCCGAATTGAAAGATGTGAATTCGGTGATTGTCATAGAGCCCGATTCGAAAGAAGGAGATGATTTACTATCCCAAGAGAATGTTTCTCAGATGCCTACACCCGCTAACGTTGGTGGAGGAGGGGACGCAAGCAGCAACAGCGCGGGCGCAGGGGGGGCAGGCAGCACAAGCAGTAGCCCAGTTGGGAACACCAATGGGGGTACAACTGAGTCATCGGGTGCTGGGGACATTGCTGGAACCTCACCAACATTCACAACCGAAATGTCCCCACCGCCGACGGTTCCACCAGCCAACCCCGTCACCCCAATAAACCTTATGGATACGTGCGCTGTGTGTAAACAAAGTCTCCAGACCCGTGACTGTGAACCCAAACTATTACCGTGTCTTCACTCATTTTGCTTGAAATGTATCCCCCAGCCAGAGCGACAAGTTACCGTACAGGTGCCCGGGCCGAACGGACAGCCAGACACCCACATAG TGAATGTGATGCGGTGCATAGTTTGTTGTCAAGACTGCAAacagagcgacatcattgacaaCTACTTTGTCAAGGACACTACCGAGGCCTCCAACACTTCAGATGAAAAATCTGCACAG ATGTGCACCAGTTGTGAGGACAACGCAGATACCATAGGCTTCTGTGCAGAATGTGGAGAGTGGTTGTGCAAGACCTGCATCGAGGCTCACCAGAGGGTCAAAATCACCAAGGACCACAAGATCCGCAAGAAAGAGGACGTCTCTGAGG agTCTGTAAGTGCGTCGGGTCAGAGAcctgtgttctgtcctgtccaCAAACAGGAGCCCCTGAAACTCTTTTGTGAAACCTGTGACACACTCACCTGTCGGGACTGCCAACTTCTGGAGCACAAGGAGCACAG GTACCAATTTCTGGAGGAGGCCTTCCAGAACCAGAAAGGCTTCATTGAGACACATATGTCCAAATTGCAGGAGAAAAAGACCTATGTCCACTACTCTCACGCTCACGTGACAAGCAG GCTAAAGGAAGTTACTGAGACCCATAGGAAGGTGGAGCATGAGATCAAGATAGCTGTGTTTACTCTTATCAATGAAATCAACAAGAAGGGCAAGTGTTTACTGCAGCAACTTGAG AGTGTGACTAAGGAGAGGAGCATGAAGCTGTTTTCCCAGCAGACAGACATCGCCAACCTGGCCAGGCAGATCCTCCACGTGCTCAACTTTACCCACTCTGCCATTAACAGCGGCAGCAGCACCGCCCTGCTTTACAGCAAGAGGCTG ATCATCTACCAGCTGCGCAAGGTTCTGAAGGCTGGACTGGAACCAGTGCCTCAGGCTAATGGTTCTGTTCGCTTCTTCTGTGACCCCACATTCTGGGCTAAGAATGTGGTCAACCTAG GGAACCTGGTGATTGAGAAGATGCCCCAGGCTCAGCACCCTCCCAACATTATGGTGGGGCCCATCTCCCCGGGCCATGGCCACCCAGGCCACGGAAAACACCCAGGGCAGATCAACCTGGCTCAGCTCCGGCTGCAGCACATGCAGCAGCAAGCCTTCGCCCAGCagaaacaacagcagcagcagcaccaacaACCACaccagcaacaacagcagcaccaACAGAGGATCCAGGAGCAGATGCGTATTGCTTCCCAAATGTCCCAGCAGCACCCTAGGCAGGGTGGACCTCCGATG CCCCCGCGCCTCATCAGCATGCAGGCCCAGCAGAGGGGCCCCATGAACGGCGGTCCCCTCATGTACCCCCCCCACCACATGCGCCTGGCCCCGGGACAGGGCCGCATGCCCAGCCCCAGCGCCCAGCCACGCATGCCCAATGGCCAGCAGTACCCCGCCATGATGCAGCCCCAGCTGCAGAGACAG CATTCTAACCCAGGTCATGCTGGACCCTTCCCAGTGGCCTCTCTCCACAACGTGAGCGCTGCCAACCCCACCAGTCCCACCAGTGCCAGCATGGCTAGTGCCCATGCCCACCGTGGCCCCGCCAGCCCCATAGTGGGTGCAATTGAGCTCATACCCTCTGTCACCAACCCAGAGAACCTGCCCTGCCTACCAGACATCCCTCCCATTCAG ctggaagatgCAGGCTCCAGCAGTCTGGACGCCCTCCTGAGTCGCTGGATCTCAGCCAGCACATACCCTCAGCTGGGCTTGTGGCCCCCCGTGGACATGAACCCCTCCCCGGGACTCTCCACACACTCACCTGGCTCCTCAG GCTTATCAAACTCCCACACGCCCGTGCGGCCATCCAGTACTTCCAGCACAGGAAGCAGGGGCAG CTGTGGCTCTGCGGGGAGGCCAGTGCCAGCGAGCGCCCCAATGGAACAGCAGGTCAAAGTCAAGCAGGAGCCCGGAATTGAGAAGGACTGTGGCTTCTCAGGAACCACCACCTCCAACGTCAAAACGGAACGAGTGAAGGACGGAGGGAGGAGCGCGTGCATG ATGAGTAGTCCAGAGATCAGCCGGACTCCCCCTCTCCCCGTGCTGGGCTCCGTGGCTTCTGCCTCCTCTGTTCAGGACGCCCTCAAGAAGTTGGGGGAGCACGTCAAaactgagccccaggaccaggaGGCCTGCAGCGGGGCCAACGGGCCTAGCAAAGCCCCTAGCACGAGCCCATCCACTAAGGCCTCAGACAGCAAGGGAGCCGGGCCTGCTACCCTGCGAACTCCACGCACTGCAATGGGGACCAACCAGAGCGGGGCGGGAGGGAAGGATGATGACCCCAACGAGGACTGGTGTGCCGTGTGCAACAACGGGGGAGAGCTGCTTTGCTGTGACCGCTGCCCCAAAGTCTTCCACATCACCTGTCACATCCCCACCTTGAAGTGCTCCCCGAG TGGAGAGTGGATGTGCACGTTCTGCCGGAGCCTGGCCAGCCCGGAGATGGAGTACGAGCCTGACGACGAGCCTCGTGGCGAGAAAGACACCAGTGAGCAGGGCCTGAGTCCTgaggaccagagg aggTGTGAGCGTCTCCTGCTGAACGTTTTCTGCCATGAGCTCAGCGAGGGGTTCCAGgagcctgtccctccctct ATCCCTAATTACTACAAAATCATCAAGAAGCCCATGGACTTGACCCTGGTGAAACAGAAGCTACAGTTGAAGCACGTCCAGCACTACCAGAGCCCCATAGAGTTTGTCTCGGACGTGCGCCTGGTCTTCAGCAACTGTGCCAAATACAACGAG ATGTCTCGAATAATCCAGGTATATGATGAGGAGAAACAGAGTAATGTGCAG GCGGACTCAGAGGTGGCGCAGGCAGGGAAAGCCGTGAGTTTGTACTTTGAAGAGAGGCTGCTGGAGCTATACCCAGACAAAAGTTTCCCTGAGGTACCAGAGGAGCCGGAGGCCCcagttggagagggagaggaggcagatcTCACAGAAGACTCAGAGGATGAGTTTGTGCAGCCTAAACGCAAGCGGTTAAAAACAGATGAAAAGATGCTTCACATCAAGTGA
- the LOC115132224 gene encoding E3 ubiquitin-protein ligase TRIM33 isoform X1 gives MADNKGEEDMESASKLNSEPRGEDSGDPELKDVNSVIVIEPDSKEGDDLLSQENVSQMPTPANVGGGGDASSNSAGAGGAGSTSSSPVGNTNGGTTESSGAGDIAGTSPTFTTEMSPPPTVPPANPVTPINLMDTCAVCKQSLQTRDCEPKLLPCLHSFCLKCIPQPERQVTVQVPGPNGQPDTHIVNVMRCIVCCQDCKQSDIIDNYFVKDTTEASNTSDEKSAQMCTSCEDNADTIGFCAECGEWLCKTCIEAHQRVKITKDHKIRKKEDVSEESVSASGQRPVFCPVHKQEPLKLFCETCDTLTCRDCQLLEHKEHRYQFLEEAFQNQKGFIETHMSKLQEKKTYVHYSHAHVTSRLKEVTETHRKVEHEIKIAVFTLINEINKKGKCLLQQLESVTKERSMKLFSQQTDIANLARQILHVLNFTHSAINSGSSTALLYSKRLIIYQLRKVLKAGLEPVPQANGSVRFFCDPTFWAKNVVNLGNLVIEKMPQAQHPPNIMVGPISPGHGHPGHGKHPGQINLAQLRLQHMQQQAFAQQKQQQQQHQQPHQQQQQHQQRIQEQMRIASQMSQQHPRQGGPPMVQQQPPRLISMQAQQRGPMNGGPLMYPPHHMRLAPGQGRMPSPSAQPRMPNGQQYPAMMQPQLQRQHSNPGHAGPFPVASLHNVSAANPTSPTSASMASAHAHRGPASPIVGAIELIPSVTNPENLPCLPDIPPIQLEDAGSSSLDALLSRWISASTYPQLGLWPPVDMNPSPGLSTHSPGSSGLSNSHTPVRPSSTSSTGSRGSCGSAGRPVPASAPMEQQVKVKQEPGIEKDCGFSGTTTSNVKTERVKDGGRSACMMSSPEISRTPPLPVLGSVASASSVQDALKKLGEHVKTEPQDQEACSGANGPSKAPSTSPSTKASDSKGAGPATLRTPRTAMGTNQSGAGGKDDDPNEDWCAVCNNGGELLCCDRCPKVFHITCHIPTLKCSPSGEWMCTFCRSLASPEMEYEPDDEPRGEKDTSEQGLSPEDQRRCERLLLNVFCHELSEGFQEPVPPSIPNYYKIIKKPMDLTLVKQKLQLKHVQHYQSPIEFVSDVRLVFSNCAKYNEMSRIIQVYDEEKQSNVQADSEVAQAGKAVSLYFEERLLELYPDKSFPEVPEEPEAPVGEGEEADLTEDSEDEFVQPKRKRLKTDEKMLHIK, from the exons ATGGCGGACAACAAAGGCGAAGAGGATATGGAGAGCGCTTCCAAATTAAATTCAGAACCACGGGGAGAGGATAGCGGGGACCCCGAATTGAAAGATGTGAATTCGGTGATTGTCATAGAGCCCGATTCGAAAGAAGGAGATGATTTACTATCCCAAGAGAATGTTTCTCAGATGCCTACACCCGCTAACGTTGGTGGAGGAGGGGACGCAAGCAGCAACAGCGCGGGCGCAGGGGGGGCAGGCAGCACAAGCAGTAGCCCAGTTGGGAACACCAATGGGGGTACAACTGAGTCATCGGGTGCTGGGGACATTGCTGGAACCTCACCAACATTCACAACCGAAATGTCCCCACCGCCGACGGTTCCACCAGCCAACCCCGTCACCCCAATAAACCTTATGGATACGTGCGCTGTGTGTAAACAAAGTCTCCAGACCCGTGACTGTGAACCCAAACTATTACCGTGTCTTCACTCATTTTGCTTGAAATGTATCCCCCAGCCAGAGCGACAAGTTACCGTACAGGTGCCCGGGCCGAACGGACAGCCAGACACCCACATAG TGAATGTGATGCGGTGCATAGTTTGTTGTCAAGACTGCAAacagagcgacatcattgacaaCTACTTTGTCAAGGACACTACCGAGGCCTCCAACACTTCAGATGAAAAATCTGCACAG ATGTGCACCAGTTGTGAGGACAACGCAGATACCATAGGCTTCTGTGCAGAATGTGGAGAGTGGTTGTGCAAGACCTGCATCGAGGCTCACCAGAGGGTCAAAATCACCAAGGACCACAAGATCCGCAAGAAAGAGGACGTCTCTGAGG agTCTGTAAGTGCGTCGGGTCAGAGAcctgtgttctgtcctgtccaCAAACAGGAGCCCCTGAAACTCTTTTGTGAAACCTGTGACACACTCACCTGTCGGGACTGCCAACTTCTGGAGCACAAGGAGCACAG GTACCAATTTCTGGAGGAGGCCTTCCAGAACCAGAAAGGCTTCATTGAGACACATATGTCCAAATTGCAGGAGAAAAAGACCTATGTCCACTACTCTCACGCTCACGTGACAAGCAG GCTAAAGGAAGTTACTGAGACCCATAGGAAGGTGGAGCATGAGATCAAGATAGCTGTGTTTACTCTTATCAATGAAATCAACAAGAAGGGCAAGTGTTTACTGCAGCAACTTGAG AGTGTGACTAAGGAGAGGAGCATGAAGCTGTTTTCCCAGCAGACAGACATCGCCAACCTGGCCAGGCAGATCCTCCACGTGCTCAACTTTACCCACTCTGCCATTAACAGCGGCAGCAGCACCGCCCTGCTTTACAGCAAGAGGCTG ATCATCTACCAGCTGCGCAAGGTTCTGAAGGCTGGACTGGAACCAGTGCCTCAGGCTAATGGTTCTGTTCGCTTCTTCTGTGACCCCACATTCTGGGCTAAGAATGTGGTCAACCTAG GGAACCTGGTGATTGAGAAGATGCCCCAGGCTCAGCACCCTCCCAACATTATGGTGGGGCCCATCTCCCCGGGCCATGGCCACCCAGGCCACGGAAAACACCCAGGGCAGATCAACCTGGCTCAGCTCCGGCTGCAGCACATGCAGCAGCAAGCCTTCGCCCAGCagaaacaacagcagcagcagcaccaacaACCACaccagcaacaacagcagcaccaACAGAGGATCCAGGAGCAGATGCGTATTGCTTCCCAAATGTCCCAGCAGCACCCTAGGCAGGGTGGACCTCCGATGGTACAGCAACAG CCCCCGCGCCTCATCAGCATGCAGGCCCAGCAGAGGGGCCCCATGAACGGCGGTCCCCTCATGTACCCCCCCCACCACATGCGCCTGGCCCCGGGACAGGGCCGCATGCCCAGCCCCAGCGCCCAGCCACGCATGCCCAATGGCCAGCAGTACCCCGCCATGATGCAGCCCCAGCTGCAGAGACAG CATTCTAACCCAGGTCATGCTGGACCCTTCCCAGTGGCCTCTCTCCACAACGTGAGCGCTGCCAACCCCACCAGTCCCACCAGTGCCAGCATGGCTAGTGCCCATGCCCACCGTGGCCCCGCCAGCCCCATAGTGGGTGCAATTGAGCTCATACCCTCTGTCACCAACCCAGAGAACCTGCCCTGCCTACCAGACATCCCTCCCATTCAG ctggaagatgCAGGCTCCAGCAGTCTGGACGCCCTCCTGAGTCGCTGGATCTCAGCCAGCACATACCCTCAGCTGGGCTTGTGGCCCCCCGTGGACATGAACCCCTCCCCGGGACTCTCCACACACTCACCTGGCTCCTCAG GCTTATCAAACTCCCACACGCCCGTGCGGCCATCCAGTACTTCCAGCACAGGAAGCAGGGGCAG CTGTGGCTCTGCGGGGAGGCCAGTGCCAGCGAGCGCCCCAATGGAACAGCAGGTCAAAGTCAAGCAGGAGCCCGGAATTGAGAAGGACTGTGGCTTCTCAGGAACCACCACCTCCAACGTCAAAACGGAACGAGTGAAGGACGGAGGGAGGAGCGCGTGCATG ATGAGTAGTCCAGAGATCAGCCGGACTCCCCCTCTCCCCGTGCTGGGCTCCGTGGCTTCTGCCTCCTCTGTTCAGGACGCCCTCAAGAAGTTGGGGGAGCACGTCAAaactgagccccaggaccaggaGGCCTGCAGCGGGGCCAACGGGCCTAGCAAAGCCCCTAGCACGAGCCCATCCACTAAGGCCTCAGACAGCAAGGGAGCCGGGCCTGCTACCCTGCGAACTCCACGCACTGCAATGGGGACCAACCAGAGCGGGGCGGGAGGGAAGGATGATGACCCCAACGAGGACTGGTGTGCCGTGTGCAACAACGGGGGAGAGCTGCTTTGCTGTGACCGCTGCCCCAAAGTCTTCCACATCACCTGTCACATCCCCACCTTGAAGTGCTCCCCGAG TGGAGAGTGGATGTGCACGTTCTGCCGGAGCCTGGCCAGCCCGGAGATGGAGTACGAGCCTGACGACGAGCCTCGTGGCGAGAAAGACACCAGTGAGCAGGGCCTGAGTCCTgaggaccagagg aggTGTGAGCGTCTCCTGCTGAACGTTTTCTGCCATGAGCTCAGCGAGGGGTTCCAGgagcctgtccctccctct ATCCCTAATTACTACAAAATCATCAAGAAGCCCATGGACTTGACCCTGGTGAAACAGAAGCTACAGTTGAAGCACGTCCAGCACTACCAGAGCCCCATAGAGTTTGTCTCGGACGTGCGCCTGGTCTTCAGCAACTGTGCCAAATACAACGAG ATGTCTCGAATAATCCAGGTATATGATGAGGAGAAACAGAGTAATGTGCAG GCGGACTCAGAGGTGGCGCAGGCAGGGAAAGCCGTGAGTTTGTACTTTGAAGAGAGGCTGCTGGAGCTATACCCAGACAAAAGTTTCCCTGAGGTACCAGAGGAGCCGGAGGCCCcagttggagagggagaggaggcagatcTCACAGAAGACTCAGAGGATGAGTTTGTGCAGCCTAAACGCAAGCGGTTAAAAACAGATGAAAAGATGCTTCACATCAAGTGA